The Polyodon spathula isolate WHYD16114869_AA unplaced genomic scaffold, ASM1765450v1 scaffolds_1709, whole genome shotgun sequence genomic interval TCTAAAACTGCCTTCAATATTCAAGGCGCCCCTGTAATCAGGTGtttaaaatgactgtgcaaactaTAAAAGGCACAGCAATTCTAATGCCTTGCAGGAAGGTCATTCCCAAATGATTCCATCTTTTACAGAAACCCAGGCAGTAGTGTCCAGTTGCTGGGtgtgtgagattttttttttttttttcaatgaattacaaataagtcagtttgtgttttgtaataaacGTTTCTCTAAAACATAAagttgcatctttttaaaaatgttttctaactGCGTCTTTGTACCTCCTTGTTGAATCACTGCATCATTAGCTTCTTGGAGAGGAGGAGAGATCCCTAATCAATATTATAGTGTTTGCTTTACCggtatgtaaaaatgttaatagTTACAACAGAGTTTTTCTGGAACTGGCGATTTTAAAACGACCTGTCCACATTAGGCTTTAAATGTGggtattattttaaagaataaagatGTAGTCTCACAGTCCGCAGCACACGTCTAAGACCGCCTTACCGGAGACAATCGGGGTCTCTGAAAGCAGCCGAATCTGTAGACACCAATAATTCTCTGAATAACAGACCTGCTGTGCGTTCCCATTTCTATATACAAGCTCTGGCTaataagttttgcatcaccctgtagaataaaCTCACTGCACTTCAtgaagtcgaacgaaacctgccgAATTATGTCAcatcaacatattgaattacacacccagcgctttgtggttttccataatACTTAATGGCAAAATGTAACGTGAAATATTGTACCATTGttctggcttccggtagatttttgcgAGATCATTGTGTGGTTTttctgattacatgatgttaaataaaagatccaaattattgagagggagggagggagggagggaggtttTAATCCTgatattctaggtgatgcaaacttttggccaGGACTTTAGTTTCGAATCCCATTTCAATTCCTGTTTGCTAGAACACTTTGGTTCTTTCAAAACGGCATCTTTAATAGCAGGGCTGTAATCATTTAGTTGGCTGCAAGAGTCATTTAACAGTTAAacgatttgttttaaaacttgagGACATGTCCTGAATGCAAATCAACTATGAgactttgagttttttttttacattaatcttTATCTTCACATCTACAAAAacgaaagacaaaaaaaaaaaaaaaacactgtacacttGCTCTTAAAAATTCACATTCTTGTAACGTAGCTTCCTCACCAAATGTCTCTCTCCACATGTACTGGCATTTGAACGGGTCCAGAAAGATATACTGCGAGTGTCCAATACGAGTGTGGAGTCTTTACAGTGATTTATTAGTGTGTGCGACAGCGTTCAGCATTTCCTCAGCATTTCCCCTCCTGGAAAACGGAATCCAAGTTTAGTCCAGAGACCTCCTCGCTCTAATAAAAGCGTCCGGTCCTCCAGAAAGTAATTCCAGATACTCTTGTTTCAATGTCTGAGAGACCTGGGGGTTCCTAAGcctgatcctggggaccccccccccctctcattccaacagagctctcaattactgaaccagacccttcgcTGGACTGATCATtggcttaattagatctttttaacttttgttcagctcttaaacagttgcagttcaagctACTTATAAAATGCTACGGCTAACTTGAAATCAgcacaaactgaaaacaattaaaaaggtctaattaagccaatGATCAGTTCTTttaagggtctggttcagtaattgagagctcggttggaatggaaaccagacgacacagggggtccccaggaccagggttgggaagacCAGGTAGGGACGATAATTATCAGGATAAATCCTGATTTATTCTAAATCCTATCCCAGTCCTCTCTCTATTATCGATGATCACTTTCAATATGACAAATAAATCAAGACTAATCAAAATCACTGCTAACGTCTCGATAAACGGTGATCGTTCTGTCCGCCTCCTTTAACACCACGTTTTAAAAGTCTAGCTTTACTAGCAATTTGTGTGCAGGGCTGGGATCGATTCCCGTTTGTCAACtccaatttaaaatcaatcccccGTTGCAATGCCTTTCGAAGGAACTGGAACTGGCTGCGATTGTgcagctgctttcatttgcaGACAATTTAATTGACCAACAGTGACTTCAGATTTAAGTCATTTTGTTACCGCTATGAGAATCCAAACAGAATACTGCTAACTGCAATTCTGATCAGTTTTGAATTGATTCAatagaaatagattttttaaaaaggaattgacgTCAACCCTGCTTAGgagtatatatacatacatacatacatacagtacacttaTTCACATAATCTGGTCACAGAAAAGATGTCTTAAGCTACACTGGCCCTGCCTATAAGGAGTACTGCAGGCTGCAAAGTCAGTTTGTTACCTTTTTAGAAATGGTGTGTAAAGactcgataaaaaaaaaaaaaagaaacacaagatACAACGTCCGACGACTAGAATCAAAGGTGAACCCAACGGGTGCAGAGAATGTGGCCCCAGTCTCACTGCACCTGCAGCCAGCGCACACAGCTTGTCCCCTCTGCCCTGCCCTCTCCATATATCAgcctgggctgggctgggctctCGCTATCCGCGTCTGAAGGCGTCTGCTTGCAAGCACAGAGCAGGGGTTGCTGGGAAAGGGGTTTTGGTCCGTGGGAAGGAACGCAGATTAATGTTCTCTGCGACCGCTGGCCAGCAGTCCCGGGTTTAGGAATGCTGgcttgtctgtctgtcctcctcctcctcctcctctaccaCTTGCCCCTCTTGCTCCAGTCTTTGGGGGTGAAGTGCAGGCACTTGGGGTCGATACGGAGGTGTCTCTTCTGCATGGCTCTCTCATGGCCGTCCACAATGTCCTCGGAAAGCGTGAGGATGTACTGACCCTGACGAAACGAAAGCAAAAGCAATGCTGAGAGAGAGAAGACAAGCAGATCCTGCTAACCCTGCTGAACTTCAGAAACGTCAGAGATGAACGAACAAGGTTATTTTAGTGCGAGTTACCCCTGTTGCTGAACTACAAGCCGTTACAGTATTgcctgtctgctttttttttcaggtttgtcACTAtctccatccttcagatgagacgtaaaacaagaggtcctattggaagagactctgcagcagcagcaggagttgatgaagcagagttcaccctcctagtctctgcaagtcgctttgaataaaagcCTCTGCTAAGTGACTCACTAATGAAAACATTTCCTTTGCTCACCTTGTAATAGTTAATCAGATTAAGGTACTGCAGAGTGGAGATGACGTCCTCTTTCTTGACGCTTGTGATCTCGCTGATTTCactaaaaaaagtgaaaaaaaaaaaattgatttttattcaaTTCTTTAAAAGAATGCATCACTTTCCTCCAACACcttaaatcagtttaaaatgcATGAAGGTGTAAGTCTGTTAAATCTGGTTTAATCCCACTGAaggaaatgcatttacatttaaagtCCCCTCCCACTAACTCAGTTACCAAAGTACACTGTTCTGTGCTGAAATATTGGTTTGTGTTCTAAAGTGCTTTTTGGTAGTTAGCAGGCTGTCGACTGGCAGAAAATTTAAATATAGAAAcgcttctctttttttctttatttttccgtTTCTACTAGCGAAAATAAACTGTTCCATATTAAACGGAAACAATGACGACAGCCAAGTCGGCAAGCTGGCAGCCCGCTTAGTGCCAGCAAACTGAACGAAGAGAGAAAagcatcttgtttttttgttcaggCAGCCCGGGTGTTTCTGCCTCTGGCAGCCGGCTGGTCCCGGGCTTGGTGACTTTGCCCTCGTCCCGGGACGCTCACTTGATGGTGATTTGCGGCCGCTCCCCCGTGTCTGATTTGGGGTTCATGAGAATCTCCAGGATGGTCTGGGACCAGTAGCTGCGGTACGAGAGGAGCCCCAGATCGGACAGAGGCTTCTCGGGGGTCCCCGTCTTCCCCTCCACCTTCGACAGCTCGTAGCCTGCGAGAGGGGGGGGGAATCAGAAACTCCGTCAATAAGTGAATCCGAGCTATTAAAACACTCCATCGTGAGGTATGAGAGACAAGCAGAAACAGACTGTGGAGGTGGGTTATCAAGTTCAGGTGAGCCGTCAAAAACAGCCGAGCGCGTGGGAGTGAACAACTTGGACCGGCGAGTCTGAAGGTACAGCTTTTACTAGCACAACAAACCAGGCTGTAAAGCGTGCGTTAGCAGTTGTATTATTAGTGCCCTGCCATTGTGCAGTAGGCTATGGACCCGCTGTGCTCTGCCTGTGCTGTCCTCTGTTGCCGTGCTGTGCGGTGTTTGTGCTATGCTGTCcggtgtttctgtgttgctatgCTGTcttgtgttgctgtgctgtcctgtgtttgtgctgtattgtcctgtgttgctgtgctgtcctgtgctGCATTTCAGTGCTGTCCTGTGTTGCTGTGCTGCGTTTCTatgctgtgctgtcctgttttGCTGTGTTGTTGTGCTGTCTCCacgttgtgctgtgctgtgctctgtctctgtggtgtgctgttgctgtgctgtgttgctgtgctgctctgtcttgatgtgctgtgttgctgtgcgccgtgtctgtgttgctgtgctgtgctctgtctgtgttgctgtgctgtcctgtgttgctgtactgtgctgtattgctacgctgctctgtctcgctgtggtgtgctgtgtttctgtgctctgtgttgtgctgtgttgctgtgctctGTCGtgttgctgtactgtgctgtattgctatGCTGCTCTGTCTCGctttggtgtgctgtgctgtgtttctgtgctctgtgttgtGCTGTACTGCTATGCTGCTCTGTCTCGCTGTGCTGTACTCACTGAACTCGATGAGCAGTTTGCCGTATCCCCTCCTCTGGTAGGGCGGGAGTGTCAGGATGCAGGCCACGTTGTAGTCTTCTGTCGATTCCTTTTCctgaggagagagaaagggaagCTCTTCACAGACAAATCACCAGCAGGCTCAGCACAGTGAAACAGCAGGTTCGATTTCATGAGCTGCAAGCGCTCCACAGCTTGGAGGCAGCGCTCCCTACCTTGGAGAAGTAGCCCACGATGTGGAAGCCCTTGGAGTCGTACTCTGTCATGACGTAGAAGAGGAAAGGGTCTGTGTCGTAGTACAGGGTCTTGTGATCCAGGAAACACTTGGCTAACAGACACAGGTTCTGAGAATACATCTGCGTGGAGCAAGGAAACAGGAGAGGGGCGATGAGGAGAGTCAGGGTTACACAGGGTCCTCCCCACAGGGACTGCTTTGTTGGCTCTTGTGGGTCATTATTAatattcagcagatgcttttattcaaagcgacttGGAGAGTGAGGGGCGAGCTAAGCATTAACTGCTCCTGCAGTCACTTTCAACAGAGCCTTGActgttttgcgtctcgtccgaaggacggagcacaaggaggttcagggtgacacacagcgagtcagtggctgagccgggatttgaacctcctggtatcaaacccttttctttaacaactggacccactggaccccccccccccccaaagctgTAACCACGCGCTACAGTAACCCGgtacttgctttgttttttctgcCGTCGATTTCGAAGAAGGAGATGGTTCCTTTCCTGTAGATCTCGTTTCCCGGGGGGTGCCGCAAGTTACATTTCGTCTAGGAGAGCAGAGTTAAAATCGACTTTTATCCATATGCCGTTTACgagcacacagagacacaggagtTTATAAGGACTTGTAAATCTAGGAGAGTGtaaatttgctttaaaatgtatgtttaatcaCTGCAGCACCATGGTTTTGGTAGAGAGGTTTTTGTCTGGCTTCCTGACTCCCTGAGcactataaacaaacacaaagctcacacacacacaaacacgcagatTACAAGCGCAAAAACACACAGATCCCGCAGACTCACACACTCGCAGGagccgcacacacacacacacacacacacacacaggcagcctCGGCTCTCACCAGGTGCCTCTGAAGACACTTGAGGCTCCTCAGGTACTTGAGGCAGAACTCGCACAGGTAGAGGATGGGCAGGGCGGTGAGCTCCTGGGGGTAAGGGGAGAAGTACCAGGGCTTGAGGCGGTGCCGGCCCAGCTCGATGCAGTCGATGTTCTTCATGCGCGTGATGATGTCATCGTGGCTGCGGTCCGACACCAGGCTGCCGGTCATGCGGGGGGCCGAGGGGATCCCGTCCGAGCTGTCCTGAGAGTCCTGGAGCCCGGGACAGAGAGGAAGGTAAGATCGGACTGCAGGTCAACGCAGTCCAGCCTGTCCACGATGACGGCTCTATTCAAATACAACTGGCTGTCTGCACTGTTATGCATGCTAATATAACATACTGCTAaggacaaaggttttgcatcaccctatagaatgaactcgttTGTGGATATTTAGGTTAACCATGGCGAAGTATTGCAATAGCACAATGCACGTCTTTATACAAGGCGATTTACAGTTGTGGCAGGGCAGTACAGGgctacaatgcaagcttcatatttaaatacagtgtagtgaAAATAATACTACTGAAGTACAATGGACTATAAGCCAAGACAGTCCAATCTCTCTGCAGTGACTGATTTTTACAGACTGGatattccaattattattatgcatGTCAATATGATTGATGCATTAAAAAcggtatatatatacatataaaaacatttttttatgacagccttgaattaaaaaaaggaattttagCAAATACTTCTCTGTGATTGGCTGACCTCTCTCTGTAATGGCCCGCTAAAGACCGGCGCAAACAGTCAAGAGAACCGGGCTCGTTCAGCCAATTCAAATCCGGCTTAGGCAAAGAATCGTACACGTTTAAAACACACGTCTCTGTTAATGACGCCAGGCGTCACTCTCAGTCGAGTAAATGAATCTGACAGACCTCTCCAGGGGGGAGGAACACGCTGGGACATCGAGGGTTGATATTCTGGAAAACCTTGATGATCTAGCGAGAGGAGACACAACACAGGGAGACTGCAGCGTCTTTCACCGGGGAAGGAGGGGCGATCGAGTTAGGGCACAAACGTGCAGAACACGATAAGATAATCCAGTCATTTCAGCCTGGACAACTTGAACGCAGGCAGGCCCAGACCAAGCTGCATCACAACTGGACAAAACTGGATACGCAGTTTGAAAAACAGGCGTGAAATGCCAGGGACCCAGTGAGGAAGCTCAAACTCTTGAGTTATTTAAAGtccccccgccccctcccccctccctcaaAAGCACTCTACAACCACTTCATGGAGACCGAACTGTATTCTCCAAAAAACCCAGGAACTGAGAAGCACAGGGTGACTACAGTACTTATAACTGTGCGTCCTGTGAACATGGGGTCTGTACTCAAATCTGCCTTCGTAACAATGTAATGCTGGAATTATCTGCTCAGTTCTTGGCATCTCGAGCCAgaccagtccaggtttttactccaagcaggttctgaAGGTGTTTACAGAACCTGCCGAGAGGCAATCAAGTAATTCAGAACCTGGTTGGAATTAAGAGCAGGACTGGAACGGATCTACGTGATCCTCGGGTTAACTCGGTACACCCCTCCCGAACACCGTGTGGAGAGGACGGCTCTTACCTCATCGGTCCCCAGACAGCTGGCCTTCCTCTTCCTCCCTGGCTGTGACGGGATGAGGCGGCGGGCTGTACCATTCTGGAAAACAGAGAAGGGGTAACGCTAACGCATTCGTCTAATGCTGCGCAGCACAGCCGTGAGCATGATGTCCGTTTTGCTTCCGCTACACCAGCGCTTCTCAAATCCGGTCCTGGGGATCCCctgcggctgctggttttcattccaaccgagccctcaattacttaaccagacccttaattgaactgataatttgcttaattagacatgttcagctcttaaacagttgcagttcaagttacttatcaaatattATAGTCAACTTGAAATATGCACCTgttcagagctgaaaacaagtaaaatggtctaattagcgaatgatcagttcaatgaagggtctacttcagtaattgagagctgggttggaatgaaacccagcagccccagggggtccccaggaccgagtttgagaagccctgctctacacCTTTGTGTCGACTTGTGGTTTGTGTAATCCTCCCCCTGGAGGGACGGTCTGGGAGTTGCCTTTGTACCGTGGTGAGAGTGCCGAGTTGCTCGTGGTCCTCTCGCGCCTCTGTCCTGCCGGCTGCAGATTTGGGCGTGAAGCCGGCGTCTCTCACCAGCGGGTACACGGAGGCCTGTGTGGTTTCCGTGGAGGCTGGCAGGGAGGCCACAGGAGTGGCTGGCGACACCTGGGTCACCAGGGAGACAGGCTCCACCTTCCTCTTctgcaaccaatcacagtgagAGCTGTTATCAGGCTGTGAACCCTGCTTCGGGTTCCTGAGCATGCTGGAGGCCACCTTGACACTGTGGCTCTGCTTCaggagacaaaaacaaacaaacaaaaaagacgaGAGAGGGAAATCAATTGAGTGCTGTGAACAAGAACACAATGACATCAGAGCTAGGCGCTCTGTTTATTACATGGCTTCAACAAATTTCattgaaaactattttaaaaaaaagtctcccACAGCAAATCATTTTAAAGGAATTTACCCTGTCTATTATCCCCATATTATAGTGGTCCTAATCTTCATGTAGGACTTTTTCCACACTCCTGGATATCTTGGCTGGCTTATAAAtactatctttatttttatatagcgcctttcatagtggaccaccatcacaaagcgctttacagaggcagacTGTGatctgtgcattatatgcagagtcacttacaacaggacattgatttaatatctcatccgcaggatggagcacaaggaggtgaagtgactcgctcagggtcacacacagcaagtcagtcagtcagtggcagaggtgggatttgaaccggggaccttctggttacaagccctggatttTAACCAATGGACCACCTCGTCACAAGCCTATATTACTATTCAAAGTGCCAAGCCTGAATAAGGTGGAATTTCTGTACTGAAGACAGTATAGGAATGTGCGGTAAGGGCGGGCGGCGTTCACTGCTTCCTGTGAAAGTCTGTTAAAGATCTTGCaccctagtgtagtaccagctgttttaaaattttaaaaaaaaacacaggtgtgccataaaatgtgttctttcaaaactgcacatttcagacctctGTCGCTAACAGAAGGAAGGGAGGCAAGTGCAAGCTACAGGCACTTCCACCCCTGCAGAAGAGGGGCGACCTTATGTACCTTAAAAAAGGTTTCAAAAGTAAAtcagtaatgcatttaaaaaaaaaagaatgtttggaCTGGACAGCGATACAGGCAGCAGTGGAAAGGGTGTCGGAGCGAACGGAGGGGCGTTTTCAAAACCTCAAGCTGCTACACCCTGGCGGCCGCTTGCTTTTATTTCCCTCTCCTGGAAGTGTCAAAGTAAGGTTGTACCGGCGTGGGGGCGGTTTTGCCTCTGGATGGATCGGAAGCAGTTTGAAGAGCGAGATCGAGACTCTTCCTCTGGATTTGAACAGAAAGGGGTGTTACTGGCATGGCATGGTTTACACCAGTCTGCGTTTACTCTCGTTTTGCAGTGGCACAAAACTGGCAtccccgttttttttttcttctgcttcaaACCGCACAGAACACCGACACCTGATCAGCAAAGCCTGTCAACGCCGCGGGCCGCTGTTTGTGAACGGAAAACTCACCAGCAAGGCCACAGACAGAACTACACACAAACTAGAGCAGCATTGCCAGTTTCATTTTCCTTCCGTGCAAACCGCATCACAAACTAGACAGCCAGGAAGCAACCGCGTAAGAAGCTTAGATTAACAAGTGAACCGTGTTCTGTAGCGGTTTAGTAAGTCAAGACAAGCCAAGGAAGTCCTGaccattattttattatcacTGGCCATTTGAGACTATCGCTGTTTGGTTCATCCCCGGTTAGGCTGGGTTGACAATAGTAATCTAGTgatagaaatatattttggatATTTCAGATATAAAAAtcggtcaataaaaaaaaagcgtTTCTTCCAGATATTTGCTTACTTCCTGCGCCTGACTGACTGCAGCGAGGGAAGTGACATCAGGGCTACATCACAGGAAGTGGTTtgataccaggaagcagcagcgaCTTTTACTTTTACAGCGCTGCCTTCAAACGACCAGACTGAACAGCAGGAAATGAGGGGCCAGTGACAACACTGCTTCTACTAACAAGGCAAGACGCGTCGGAGGGGTTTTGTGCTGCTGCAAAAGTTTCGTAAAAACAgagtcaaaaacaaacaacaaaagggTTAGAATAACCgtgtgcacacacatacaaacacaggcTGCGGGGAATCTAACTGGGTGGATGGAGAACTGAAATGGCCTTTGTGATTCCAGCATGATTTTGGGAAACAACACACCTGCTAAACTGTTATCGCTATCATTCAGAAGGGAACTAtgactcccactgcagagcaggCTTACAGTCAGCTTAACTGAGCAACCCCGAATACCTGGTAGTGAATTAAACTCACAGTAACAGCAGAccactgtgtttttctttctctctctctccttttccaCGGTTTCTTTTTCAGGGGCTCAAACAAACACTGCGATGGATCGCTGTGCTGTGTTATTCTGTTATCCAGCCCTCTTCCACACATGCACATTACCCGTGCTTACCACGTCTCGCTCGGGCGAGTTCGGCCGGGAGCCGGGCAGCCCATTCTTGGTGGGAGTTTTGGCTTCCTTTTTAGGGAACTGGAGTTTCTTTAAATCCAGTCTGTCCGGGGTCACCCATTCGTCCAAGCGCTTGTTAACTGGGGAGAAATAAAACAGATGAAATTCCAGCTCGGTACCCTCAGTGGAACAACAGCGTGGAATCAGACGGTACAGCGAGATTCAAGTCTCATCACAAGAGAATCGGACATACGACAACAATGccttattgtgttttttttttctctcgagTTTCTGCCAGGGCATCTACGGCTGCAGTGCTGTGAAATGTCATACCAGTATCGGTTCAGCAGCAGGACCCCCGGCAGCCTTACTTACAGTCAATGTAATGGACATAGTACAGCTTCCTCCCTGTGATCTCCTTGACGCTGAGGATTTCAGCCAGCGCtggggagagaagaggagggaggATCAGAGCAAAATCATAAGTTTAgaaaacgagaagaggccatcccagaatctcatcaagcagcttcttgaaggatcccagggtgtcggcttcaacaacattactggggagttggttccaaactcaAACGATTCTCTCCtatcctcctattttctgttctgaatgccccttatcAGCTGATTTGAATTATCAGGCCCTGCATGAGCGCTGGATAAAACATCACAGCTTGAATCAGTCACACCTGAGTCTGTAGGGTTTACTAATAGGCAAGAGCAATGTGTTGAACATCAGACTCCTGGCTCTTGACCATTTAAATACTACACTTCAGTGAAGGCagctctgaaacccaggactgggtgcagtgcTAGTGGCGAGCTTCAAGCCAAGTGACCCTGTGTAACAAGGCAAGAGTCAAACACGATCCTGGGCTAACAGAACCGAATCTATTTTAACACTGCTTCTTCCTTTGCATTAAACACGCAGTTGACTGAAAACAACACGCCTCTAAATAATGCACAGCAGTTGGAAccactggctttttttttttttacaagccattttttttttatataaaaacttaGAATAAAATGGAGGCTTATTCCAATCactgatgataatgataataataataataataataataataataataataataataagtcttgTGTTTCTTGACTGAGCTGGTTCATGGAAACCCCTTTAATCGTGTGGCGCCCCCGTGTGGCTGCCAGGCTCTCTGCGCCTCGCCATGGCAGCCGctttcttttcttatttattttctcccccACTCACGCCACTCGTCTTCATTTTCCTGATTTTTCCTCAACACCGGGAGCCGGCAGCCCTCCACAATCTCCACCTGctgagaggagagggggttaCAGTTTATAAAACACGGCTACAGTGCGGGCGAAGGCAGGCGtttcagctaaaaaaaagaaaaagacaggcGAGTGCGTTGAAGAGACTCACCGAGTCCGCCATGTTCCCCTCCTCAAACCCGGAGAGGAGAGGGGCCGCCGCCGCGCCTGATAAACACACGCACACGACCACACGGCGGGCTCGCCTTTCGTCTCCTCCCGCCGTTAATAATTAAAGAGCCGTTCGTTCCTCACACGAACTTTGCAATTCAATGACCGAAATGGAGATTTACTTTAAAGGCGTTTGggaggttgaaaaaaaaaaaaaaaaaaggaccccccaaaaaaaagcgaGTTAGGCTGCCATCTAGTGGCGCTCTGTGGGAATAACAACGTTCAAAAGTtatagagttattttttttttattttttattttcaataaaacaatgtggTTTGTCGGTGGATCTTGCGTGGTTTTGTacaattttcatttgtttttgcatgtgacGTCGTGTACCTGCGCAGGTCGCAAAACCAGAATTAGTTTTGTAAAACTGACGTCGTAACCCCAAACTTCAAACCTGGATGTGAAGTGTTTATTTACAGGAATAGTCTGCTATGGTGGGGCTGGGAACCCCCATACTAAACTAATGCAGAGGAATAGCCCACTCCTGTCATCTACCTTTACAAATGAGACAGGTCTGTACGTTTGCATACAGTCTGACCAAGCAGCACAACCTGTGATGTCATGTCACGACAACAGTCTCAATCAGAGGGGCTCGTTTCAATCTGTCTCTAAGGGTGACCCCCAGTTCACCCGACTGTTCCAGTCCCCCAGCCTGCTGTGCCTCGCCAAAGTGCCTGTCGTGCAATCCCTGTGCTTTTGTCCCTTATTTGCAGAAGTTCAAAATCTTTTAGTTGACCCTGCAGCCGAGCAAAAACCCAAGCTGCCCCCCTGCCATTGTG includes:
- the LOC121310063 gene encoding histone acetyltransferase KAT5 isoform X5; the protein is MADSQVEIVEGCRLPVLRKNQENEDEWPLAEILSVKEITGRKLYYVHYIDFNKRLDEWVTPDRLDLKKLQFPKKEAKTPTKNGLPGSRPNSPERDVKRKVEPVSLVTQVSPATPVASLPASTETTQASVYPLVRDAGFTPKSAAGRTEAREDHEQLGTLTTNGTARRLIPSQPGRKRKASCLGTDEDSQDSSDGIPSAPRMTGSLVSDRSHDDIITRMKNIDCIELGRHRLKPWYFSPYPQELTALPILYLCEFCLKYLRSLKCLQRHLTKCNLRHPPGNEIYRKGTISFFEIDGRKNKMYSQNLCLLAKCFLDHKTLYYDTDPFLFYVMTEYDSKGFHIVGYFSKEKESTEDYNVACILTLPPYQRRGYGKLLIEFSYELSKVEGKTGTPEKPLSDLGLLSYRSYWSQTILEILMNPKSDTGERPQITINEISEITSVKKEDVISTLQYLNLINYYKGQYILTLSEDIVDGHERAMQKRHLRIDPKCLHFTPKDWSKRGKW
- the LOC121310063 gene encoding histone acetyltransferase KAT5 isoform X4 → MADSQVEIVEGCRLPVLRKNQENEDEWPLAEILSVKEITGRKLYYVHYIDFNKRLDEWVTPDRLDLKKLQFPKKEAKTPTKNGLPGSRPNSPERDVKRKVEPVSLVTQVSPATPVASLPASTETTQASVYPLVRDAGFTPKSAAGRTEAREDHEQLGTLTTNGTARRLIPSQPGRKRKASCLGTDEIIKVFQNINPRCPSVFLPPGEDSQDSSDGIPSAPRMTGSLVSDRSHDDIITRMKNIDCIELGRHRLKPWYFSPYPQELTALPILYLCEFCLKYLRSLKCLQRHLTKCNLRHPPGNEIYRKGTISFFEIDGRKNKMYSQNLCLLAKCFLDHKTLYYDTDPFLFYVMTEYDSKGFHIVGYFSKEKESTEDYNVACILTLPPYQRRGYGKLLIEFSYELSKVEGKTGTPEKPLSDLGLLSYRSYWSQTILEILMNPKSDTGERPQITINEISEITSVKKEDVISTLQYLNLINYYKGQYILTLSEDIVDGHERAMQKRHLRIDPKCLHFTPKDWSKRGKW
- the LOC121310063 gene encoding histone acetyltransferase KAT5 isoform X3, producing the protein MADSQVEIVEGCRLPVLRKNQENEDEWPLAEILSVKEITGRKLYYVHYIDFNKRLDEWVTPDRLDLKKLQFPKKEAKTPTKNGLPGSRPNSPERDVRKSLDLALQTASDPSRGKTAPTPKRKVEPVSLVTQVSPATPVASLPASTETTQASVYPLVRDAGFTPKSAAGRTEAREDHEQLGTLTTNGTARRLIPSQPGRKRKASCLGTDEDSQDSSDGIPSAPRMTGSLVSDRSHDDIITRMKNIDCIELGRHRLKPWYFSPYPQELTALPILYLCEFCLKYLRSLKCLQRHLTKCNLRHPPGNEIYRKGTISFFEIDGRKNKMYSQNLCLLAKCFLDHKTLYYDTDPFLFYVMTEYDSKGFHIVGYFSKEKESTEDYNVACILTLPPYQRRGYGKLLIEFSYELSKVEGKTGTPEKPLSDLGLLSYRSYWSQTILEILMNPKSDTGERPQITINEISEITSVKKEDVISTLQYLNLINYYKGQYILTLSEDIVDGHERAMQKRHLRIDPKCLHFTPKDWSKRGKW
- the LOC121310063 gene encoding histone acetyltransferase KAT5 isoform X1, with protein sequence MADSQVEIVEGCRLPVLRKNQENEDEWPLAEILSVKEITGRKLYYVHYIDFNKRLDEWVTPDRLDLKKLQFPKKEAKTPTKNGLPGSRPNSPERDVRKSLDLALQTASDPSRGKTAPTPKRKVEPVSLVTQVSPATPVASLPASTETTQASVYPLVRDAGFTPKSAAGRTEAREDHEQLGTLTTNGTARRLIPSQPGRKRKASCLGTDEIIKVFQNINPRCPSVFLPPGEDSQDSSDGIPSAPRMTGSLVSDRSHDDIITRMKNIDCIELGRHRLKPWYFSPYPQELTALPILYLCEFCLKYLRSLKCLQRHLTKCNLRHPPGNEIYRKGTISFFEIDGRKNKMYSQNLCLLAKCFLDHKTLYYDTDPFLFYVMTEYDSKGFHIVGYFSKEKESTEDYNVACILTLPPYQRRGYGKLLIEFSYELSKVEGKTGTPEKPLSDLGLLSYRSYWSQTILEILMNPKSDTGERPQITINEISEITSVKKEDVISTLQYLNLINYYKGQYILTLSEDIVDGHERAMQKRHLRIDPKCLHFTPKDWSKRGKW